Proteins encoded within one genomic window of Thermococcus celer Vu 13 = JCM 8558:
- the alaS gene encoding alanine--tRNA ligase codes for MGMDMTTEMFKEEGWIRKKCKVCGKPFWTLDPDRETCGDPPCDEYSFIGKPGIPRKYTLDEMREAFLSFFEKHGHGRVKRYPVLPRWRDDVLLVGASIMDFQPWVISGEADPPANPLTISQPSIRFTDIDNVGITGRHFTIFEMMAHHAFNYPGKPVYWMDETVRLAFEFFTKKLGMKAEDITFKENPWAGGGNAGPAFEVLYRGLEVATLVFMQYKKAPENADPGQVVVIKGDRYVPMETKVVDTGYGLERLVWMSQGTPTAYDAVLGYVVEPLKREAGVERIDDRILMENSRLAGMFDIEDMGDLKVLRREVANRIGITVEELEKAVRPYELIYAIADHTKALTFMLADGVIPSNVKAGYLARLLIRKSIRHLRELGLEMPLSEIVAMHIKALHNTYPEFKEMEDVILDIINVEEKRYAETLRRGSDLVRREIVRLKKAGKNEIPLEKLILFYESHGLTPEIVAEVAGKEGVKVEVPDNFYTLVAKEAEKGSKGEAAKYIVDFELVKDIPDTRTLYYEDPFMKEFDARVLRVIDDWVVLDATAFYPEGGGQPADLGELNGVKVLDVQKVGKVILHRVEKPEAFAEGQEVHGRIDWNRRIQHMRHHTGTHVLMGALVRVLGKHVWQAGSQLSTDWARLDISHYKRISEEELREIERLANRVVMENREVTWEWLPRTEAEMRYGFRLYQGGVVPGRVIRVLKIKDWDVQACGGTHLPNTGLVGPIKILRTERIQDGVERIIFAAGEAAVNWMQETERILKRTSEVFRVPPEKVPETAERFFNEWKGAKKEVEKLRKELARLLVYELESKVEKVGEVEFIGEVVEGTMEDLREAANRLRKDKRVIVLVTREGHFVVAVGDGLDLKAGELARVVTGVAGGGGGGRKELAQGRIKNPLKAEEAIAEVKKRLG; via the coding sequence ATGGGTATGGACATGACCACCGAGATGTTCAAGGAGGAAGGATGGATCAGAAAGAAGTGTAAGGTCTGCGGTAAGCCCTTCTGGACGCTCGATCCCGACAGGGAGACCTGCGGGGACCCGCCGTGTGACGAGTACTCCTTCATCGGGAAGCCGGGCATACCGCGGAAGTACACCCTCGACGAGATGCGCGAGGCCTTCCTGAGCTTCTTCGAGAAGCACGGCCACGGCAGGGTCAAGCGCTATCCAGTTCTCCCGAGGTGGCGCGACGACGTTCTCCTCGTTGGAGCGAGCATAATGGACTTCCAGCCGTGGGTGATAAGCGGCGAGGCCGATCCACCTGCAAACCCGCTCACGATAAGCCAGCCCTCGATCCGCTTCACGGACATAGACAACGTCGGAATAACCGGCAGGCACTTCACGATATTCGAGATGATGGCCCACCACGCCTTCAACTACCCGGGCAAGCCGGTATACTGGATGGACGAGACGGTCAGACTCGCCTTCGAGTTCTTCACCAAAAAACTGGGCATGAAGGCGGAAGACATAACCTTCAAGGAGAACCCGTGGGCCGGTGGGGGGAACGCCGGGCCGGCCTTCGAGGTGCTCTACCGCGGCCTCGAGGTGGCGACGCTCGTCTTCATGCAGTACAAGAAGGCCCCCGAGAACGCAGACCCGGGCCAGGTCGTCGTGATAAAGGGTGACCGCTACGTGCCGATGGAGACGAAGGTGGTGGATACGGGCTACGGCCTCGAGAGGCTCGTCTGGATGAGCCAGGGGACGCCAACGGCCTACGACGCGGTCCTCGGCTACGTGGTCGAGCCGCTCAAGAGGGAGGCCGGGGTAGAGAGGATAGACGATAGGATCCTCATGGAGAACTCCCGCCTGGCCGGAATGTTCGACATCGAGGACATGGGCGACCTGAAGGTTCTCCGCCGGGAGGTGGCCAACCGCATCGGCATAACCGTGGAAGAACTCGAGAAGGCCGTGAGGCCCTACGAGCTGATATACGCCATCGCCGACCACACCAAGGCGCTGACCTTCATGCTCGCCGACGGGGTCATCCCCTCTAACGTCAAGGCCGGCTACCTCGCGAGGCTCCTCATAAGGAAGAGCATACGGCATCTGAGGGAGCTCGGTCTGGAGATGCCCCTCTCCGAGATAGTGGCTATGCACATAAAGGCCCTCCACAACACCTACCCCGAGTTCAAGGAGATGGAGGACGTTATCCTCGACATAATCAACGTGGAGGAGAAGCGCTACGCCGAGACCCTCAGGCGCGGGAGCGATCTCGTGAGGAGGGAGATAGTCAGGCTCAAGAAGGCCGGAAAGAACGAAATCCCCCTCGAAAAGCTCATCCTGTTCTACGAGAGCCACGGGTTAACCCCCGAGATAGTGGCCGAGGTCGCGGGGAAGGAGGGGGTTAAGGTTGAGGTCCCGGACAACTTCTACACCCTCGTAGCGAAGGAGGCCGAGAAGGGCTCGAAGGGCGAAGCGGCCAAATACATCGTCGACTTCGAGCTGGTCAAGGACATCCCGGACACGAGGACGCTGTACTACGAGGACCCCTTCATGAAGGAGTTCGATGCGAGGGTTCTCCGGGTCATAGACGACTGGGTCGTTCTCGACGCGACGGCCTTCTATCCCGAGGGCGGTGGACAGCCGGCGGACCTCGGTGAACTGAACGGCGTTAAGGTTCTCGACGTCCAGAAGGTGGGAAAGGTCATCCTCCACAGGGTGGAGAAGCCGGAGGCCTTTGCCGAGGGGCAGGAAGTACACGGGAGGATTGACTGGAACCGGAGGATCCAGCACATGCGCCACCACACCGGGACCCACGTCCTCATGGGGGCGCTCGTCAGGGTCCTTGGGAAGCACGTCTGGCAGGCCGGCTCCCAGCTCTCGACGGACTGGGCCAGGCTCGACATCTCCCACTACAAGCGCATAAGCGAGGAGGAGCTGAGGGAGATAGAGCGCCTTGCCAACAGGGTAGTCATGGAGAACAGGGAGGTAACCTGGGAGTGGCTCCCGAGGACCGAGGCCGAGATGAGGTACGGCTTCCGCCTCTACCAGGGCGGTGTCGTGCCCGGAAGGGTCATCCGCGTCCTCAAGATAAAGGACTGGGACGTCCAGGCCTGCGGTGGAACCCACCTGCCGAACACCGGCCTCGTGGGCCCGATTAAGATCCTGAGAACGGAGCGCATACAGGACGGTGTCGAGCGCATAATCTTCGCGGCCGGCGAGGCGGCGGTTAACTGGATGCAGGAGACGGAGAGGATACTGAAGAGGACGAGCGAGGTCTTCCGCGTTCCGCCCGAGAAGGTCCCGGAAACGGCCGAGAGGTTCTTCAACGAGTGGAAGGGGGCAAAGAAGGAGGTCGAGAAGCTCAGGAAGGAGCTGGCCAGGCTTCTGGTTTACGAGCTCGAGAGCAAGGTGGAGAAGGTCGGTGAAGTCGAGTTCATAGGGGAGGTCGTCGAGGGAACCATGGAGGACCTCCGCGAGGCCGCCAACCGTCTGAGGAAGGATAAGAGGGTCATCGTTCTGGTAACGAGGGAGGGGCACTTCGTCGTCGCGGTTGGCGACGGTCTCGACCTCAAGGCCGGAGAGCTGGCGAGGGTTGTAACGGGCGTCGCCGGCGGTGGCGGCGGTGGAAGGAAGGAGCTCGCCCAGGGCAGGATAAAGAACCCGCTGAAGGCCGAGGAGGCGATAGCCGAGGTGAAGAAGCGCCTCGGCTGA
- a CDS encoding alanine/glycine:cation symporter family protein translates to MSMLVDFINWLDGEVWGLPMIVLLVGTGLFLTTVLKGIQFRRLGWSIRFTLFEGRKKTGEGDISPFQALMATISGTVGIGNIAGVATAIHYGGPGALFWMWVTALVGMATRYSEGLLGVAFRDKLPDGTMIGGTFNFLEKGFAMENVPKTGKYLASIFTLLFAVFIGYSAMSFSGALQIGAIIVAVLFAVLGLFLLKDDAYPTLGKVLAILFATFASIAAFGIGNMTQSNSVADAVRTAFNIPMWVSGLTLAILTFIVIIGGIKRIGEVAEMLVPFMAIIYFLFAIGVWIKFAGKLPSAFALIFKDAFTGKAVAGGAIGQVIIWGVKRGLFSNEAGLGTATLAHAAAKTDHPARQAHVAMLGPFIDTLIICTLTGVSIVVTEAYSLHPELNGAPLTQAAFASAFGHAGEIMVAIGIVLFAYSTILAWSFYGRQNVMYLAKWLEQDPERFARLYPRLHLIYNLLFVFFIYIGSVTKLETVWTFSDMMNGLMAIPNLIGLLVLFWFIREKTEEFVAANP, encoded by the coding sequence ATGAGTATGTTGGTGGACTTTATCAACTGGCTGGACGGGGAGGTCTGGGGCCTGCCCATGATAGTGCTTCTGGTGGGCACCGGACTTTTCCTGACGACTGTACTGAAGGGGATTCAGTTCCGGCGTCTGGGGTGGTCCATTCGCTTCACCCTCTTCGAGGGCAGGAAGAAAACGGGTGAAGGGGACATAAGCCCGTTCCAAGCGCTGATGGCAACGATCTCCGGAACCGTGGGTATCGGGAACATAGCAGGTGTCGCGACCGCCATCCACTACGGTGGCCCCGGGGCGCTGTTCTGGATGTGGGTCACGGCTCTGGTGGGCATGGCCACGAGGTACTCCGAGGGGCTCCTGGGCGTCGCGTTCAGGGACAAACTCCCTGACGGCACGATGATAGGCGGAACCTTCAACTTCCTCGAGAAGGGTTTCGCGATGGAGAACGTCCCCAAGACGGGCAAATACCTGGCCTCGATATTCACCCTCCTGTTCGCGGTGTTCATAGGCTACTCGGCTATGAGTTTCAGCGGTGCACTCCAGATAGGAGCGATAATCGTGGCGGTTCTCTTCGCCGTACTCGGGTTGTTCCTGCTCAAGGACGACGCGTACCCGACCCTCGGAAAGGTCCTCGCGATTCTGTTCGCAACGTTCGCCTCCATAGCGGCCTTCGGAATCGGCAACATGACCCAGTCCAACTCGGTCGCCGACGCCGTAAGAACGGCCTTCAACATTCCGATGTGGGTTTCCGGCCTCACGCTGGCGATCCTGACCTTCATAGTCATCATCGGCGGTATCAAGAGGATCGGTGAGGTCGCGGAGATGCTCGTGCCCTTCATGGCCATAATCTACTTCCTCTTCGCGATAGGGGTCTGGATTAAGTTCGCCGGCAAACTGCCCTCCGCCTTTGCGCTTATATTCAAGGACGCCTTCACCGGGAAAGCCGTGGCGGGCGGCGCGATAGGTCAGGTGATCATCTGGGGTGTTAAGAGGGGACTGTTCTCCAACGAGGCCGGTCTCGGTACCGCAACCCTCGCCCACGCGGCGGCCAAGACGGACCACCCGGCACGGCAGGCCCACGTTGCGATGCTCGGTCCCTTCATAGACACCCTGATAATCTGTACCCTGACCGGCGTCTCCATAGTCGTCACGGAAGCCTACAGCCTGCACCCCGAGCTCAACGGTGCACCCCTGACGCAGGCCGCCTTTGCCTCGGCCTTTGGACACGCCGGGGAGATAATGGTGGCGATTGGCATAGTCCTCTTCGCCTACTCCACCATACTCGCGTGGTCGTTCTACGGCAGGCAGAACGTCATGTACCTCGCCAAATGGCTCGAGCAGGACCCGGAGAGGTTCGCAAGGCTCTACCCGAGGCTACACCTCATCTACAACCTGCTCTTCGTCTTCTTCATCTACATAGGCTCGGTGACGAAGCTGGAGACCGTCTGGACGTTCTCGGACATGATGAACGGGCTGATGGCCATACCTAACCTCATAGGCCTTCTCGTCCTGTTCTGGTTCATCAGAGAAAAGACGGAGGAGTTCGTCGCGGCCAACCCGTGA
- a CDS encoding acetyl ornithine aminotransferase family protein: MHSGYPKIVVTPPGPKARELIEREKRVISRGLGVKLFPLVPERGHGALVEDVDGNLFIDFLAGAAAASTGYAHPELVREVQEQVARIQHSMIGYTYSKRAIEVAEMLAERAPLEDPLVLFGMSGSDAMDMTMQVARFSTGRPWIIAFIGAYHGQTYGATSIAAFQSSQKRGLSPLVPNVVWVPYPNPYRNVWGINGYEEPDELINRFLDYLESYVFAHMVPPDETAVLIAEPIQGDAGIVVPPENFFIELKRLLEEHGILLAMDEVQTGIGRTGRWFASEWFRVEPDLLAFGKGVASGMGLSGVIGREELMEKLTSGSALLTPAANPVVSAAAHATLRIIEEENLIENALKVGGSIRKRLEEMREDYDVIGDVRGKGLMIGAEIVKPDGRPDPELTGKVCWRAFELGLILPSYGMFGNVIRITPPLVITEELAEKGLEIMERALKDALAGRVSQRVITWH, translated from the coding sequence ATGCATTCTGGGTATCCAAAGATAGTTGTTACCCCGCCGGGCCCAAAGGCGAGGGAGTTGATAGAAAGGGAAAAGAGGGTCATCTCACGGGGCCTCGGGGTCAAGCTCTTCCCGCTCGTGCCCGAGAGGGGTCACGGGGCACTGGTGGAGGACGTCGACGGCAACCTCTTCATAGACTTCCTGGCCGGCGCGGCGGCGGCCTCGACCGGCTACGCCCACCCGGAGCTCGTGAGGGAGGTTCAGGAGCAGGTCGCGAGGATACAGCACTCCATGATAGGCTACACCTACAGCAAGAGGGCGATAGAGGTGGCCGAGATGCTCGCGGAGAGGGCGCCGCTGGAGGACCCGCTGGTGCTCTTCGGAATGAGCGGGAGCGACGCGATGGACATGACCATGCAGGTGGCCCGCTTCTCGACGGGGAGACCCTGGATAATAGCCTTCATAGGGGCCTACCACGGGCAGACCTACGGGGCAACGTCGATAGCGGCGTTCCAGAGCTCCCAGAAGCGCGGGCTATCCCCCCTCGTTCCCAACGTGGTGTGGGTGCCCTACCCGAACCCCTACAGGAACGTCTGGGGGATAAACGGATACGAAGAGCCCGACGAGTTGATAAACCGCTTCCTCGACTACCTGGAAAGCTACGTCTTCGCCCACATGGTTCCGCCCGATGAAACGGCCGTTCTGATAGCGGAGCCAATACAGGGAGACGCCGGGATAGTCGTTCCGCCGGAGAACTTCTTCATCGAACTCAAGAGGCTTCTCGAGGAGCACGGGATCCTCCTCGCGATGGACGAGGTTCAGACGGGAATCGGGAGGACCGGAAGGTGGTTCGCGAGCGAGTGGTTCCGCGTTGAGCCGGATCTTCTGGCCTTCGGCAAGGGTGTGGCCAGCGGCATGGGACTCAGCGGTGTCATCGGCAGGGAGGAACTGATGGAAAAGCTGACGAGCGGCTCAGCCCTCCTCACCCCGGCCGCAAACCCCGTGGTCTCGGCGGCGGCCCACGCCACACTGAGGATTATAGAGGAGGAAAACCTCATCGAAAACGCCCTGAAAGTTGGGGGGTCCATCCGAAAACGCCTGGAGGAGATGAGGGAAGATTACGACGTAATCGGCGACGTCCGCGGAAAAGGTCTGATGATAGGAGCGGAGATAGTAAAGCCGGACGGAAGGCCGGACCCGGAGCTAACGGGGAAGGTGTGCTGGCGCGCCTTCGAGCTGGGCCTGATCCTGCCGAGCTACGGGATGTTTGGAAACGTCATCAGGATAACGCCTCCCCTCGTGATAACAGAGGAACTGGCCGAAAAAGGCCTCGAGATAATGGAGAGGGCCCTGAAAGACGCGCTCGCCGGAAGGGTGAGTCAGAGAGTCATCACGTGGCACTGA